Genomic DNA from Nonomuraea rubra:
CTGGCACAGCCAGCTCTCCTGTTCTACGTGGCCGCGTACGCCGTCACGAACGTTGGAGCGTTTGCCGTGGTGGTGGCCACGGGCGCGGACTCACTGACGAGCTACGACGGTCTAGGCCGCCGCTCGCCCCTGCTGGCATTCGCGCTGCTGGTCTGCCTGCTAGGGCTCGTCGGCACGCCTCCGACCGGCGTGTTCGTCGCCAAGCTACTCGCCTTCGCCGCGGCCTGGGATGGCGGCTATGCCTGGCTGGCCGTGATCGCCGTGTTCAACACGGTCGCCAGCGTCTTCTACTACCTGCGCTGGATCGTGCCGCTCTTCCGGCCCGGGGAACCGCCCGCCGAACCCCACCCCGCGGCCTCCCGCGTCGCCGAGCTCTCCGCGCTGCTCTCCATCCTGCTCGGCCTGGCAAGTGGGACATTCCTGGCCCTCTCGCCGTCGGGACCGCCGTAGGAGCAATTCGCCACGGCGCGAGGGAACAGCTGCTGTTCGTTTCTCCACCTGCACCCATTCCAACGCCGACGGCGTCAAGGCGCTGGAGGTATGAATGCCCGAGTAGCAGGTCGAGGTGCTGGACGCGCTGACGGTCGGATGGGTGTGACCGCACGCACGATGGCTTCGCACAATCGAGTGCGACCCTCTGCCGAGGTGGGCAGAGGACGCGGTTGTTCGCGGGCGTGCCAGCCATCCGGCCTTGACGATCGCCTGGGTCGCGCTCACCAGAAGGGACGCCTGGCGCTGAGCGGCGAGCGGGCAACCTGGCGGGAGTTCGCCGCCGCCATCACCGCGGCCCTGGGAACACGGCCATGGCCGGCCACGAGCTGATCGCCGCCCAGATCGCTCTCTTGGCCCGACGGCTGCCCGCCTCCGCCGGCGAGGAACTGTCCGACGGGCTGCAGGAGGCCTACGGGGCGCATCTTGCCGGGCTCGATGAACCCTCAAGCGGCTGGGCGCGCGGCAATCGCCGAGTTCGGCGACGCCGAGACCATCGCCGCCGCGTTCGTGCGCGCCTCGCCCTGGCAGCGCGCAGCCCGGGCGATGCCGGCCACCGGCCCGCGCATGGCCGCCGCCTGGGCTGCGATGCTGATCGCCGGTCAGGCGTGGACCTGGCCCGTCCCCTGGCCGGTGACGATGTCCTGCGCGCTCGCGCCTGCGGCCGTTGTCGGCCTGCCGGCCATGGCGGCGCTGGCCCGCAGCGCCCACCGCCGGGTCCGAGCCGCCGCACGCCGCACGGACGGCCTGAGTCTGGGGCGGCGGATGCTCAGCCGATGAGTCGCCGGCCGGGCTGAAGCTCGTGCGCGGCTTGCTCGTGCTGGGCTTGCTCGTGCTGGGCTTGCTCGTGCTGGGCTTGCTCGTGCTGGGCTTGCTCGTGCTGGGCTTGCTCGTGCTGGGCTTGCTCGTGCTGGGCTTGCTCGTGCTGGGCTTGCTCGTGCTGGCCGACGACGATCTCGCCGGCCAGGTGCACACACTCGCCGCAGAACGAGCAGGCCCGCCTGCCGGGATCACGCCTGGCCGGCTTGCGGCCGCGGCGTCCGGGCCGGGGCGGGGGTGGGATGCAGTCGGCGAGTTCCCTCTTGAAGTGGGCGGCCTCAACGCCGAGGTCGTCCAGGATGCGGCGGGCCGAGCAGCCGGGGTCGGTGGCAAGGGTGAACAGCAACGTCAGATTGTCAATCGGGTGTCGACAACCTTTTCTTGTCGCCAGTGTGGCCCGAGTCTGGGTCAGCGGTGGGCGGTCCAGCCGAGCTCGATCATCGCCAGCCGGACGACTTCGAACTCCTCGGCCACCGGGACGACCTCGCCATCGGGATGGGCCGCCTGCCAGGCCGCGGCCGCCTCGCGGGAGGCGAAGAAGTTGCCGAGGTTGCACAGCTGGCGCACGTCGGGGACGGCGTGGCCCGGGCCGCATCCGGGACACCACGGCGGCGGCCGGCTGCAGGCTGGTGATGCCGTCCGGAGTCAGCTCGACGCGGATGGGCGCGCCGGTGGCCGGACAGGCCGATGCGGCCACGCCGGGGCGGCCGAGCACGACGGGGAAGTCGAGGATGTCGCTGGCGCAGAACCCGTACACGGTGCGACCGCCGAAAGTGAAGGCGTGCGGGGTCGGGTGCAGGGTCAGCCCGAACCCGGCGATCCTGCCGCGCGCGTCGTAGTCGGTGCCGGGCTGGCGAGCGAATTCGGCCCGGACCTCCTGCTCGCTCCACCCGCCGGCGGCGGCCAGGTGCTCGATGCCGACCGGCTCGCCGTGCTCGGCCAGCAGCTGCCACAGGGTGAAGGCGATGTCGGGGCGGGTGATCTGGCGGCGGATCAGCGCGAGCAGGCGCTGTGCGTCGTCGGCTGCGGTGGTGGCCATGGGATCTACCTCCTTGCGACGGGCGAGGTGAAGGCCGTTGACCTGCGGATTGGCATCGTCGATCAGCAGGGTGGGCGAGCCGCGCATCTGCCAGCGACCGCGGCCGGCCTGACTACCAAGACCATCCGCTTCTACGAACAAGCCGGGCTGCTACCCCAGCCGCCCCGTACTCCCGCCGGCTACCGCGACTGCCCGGCCGGGGCCGCCGAACGGCTCGCCTTCATCCGCGACACCCAAGCCGCCGGGCTCACCCTGGCCGAGATCCGCAGCGTGCTGGCCATCCGCGACGCCGGACAGCCACCCTGCCACCACGTCACCACGCTGATCGAGGCCCATCTGGAGCAGGTCGAGGCACGTATCGCGGAACTGCTCGCCACCCGCACCGCCTTGCAGAGCCTGCACCAGCGGGCACGAAGCGTCGATCCGGCCGGCTGCGGCCCCGAAGGAATCTGCCGGATCCTGGCCTCCGCGTGACCTCTCAGGCCCCGATGTGCCGTGCAGAGTGATCCCAGGCGCATCTCCCTATCCTCCGGCCCGCTCCGCCGGTGGCTGCGTGCCGGCTCGGCGCGTCAGGTTCGCCGTGGCAGTATCAGGGCGTGCAGGAGCAGCACTACACCGTCGAGAGCCGGCCCGGTGGGCGGGGACGCCTGTTCGTCCCGGTGCCGTTCGATCCGGATGCGGTCTGGGCGCCCAAGCCGGTGCATCATGTGACGGGCACGCTCAACGGCATGGGTATTCGTGCGGTCATCACCGAACATCAGGGGCAGCGCGGGTTCCTGCTCGGTCCCGCCTGGCTGCGGTGCGGGCTGGAGCCAGGCGCGCACGTGACGGTGGTGCTGACTCCGGAAGGGCCACAGCGGGCGGATCTCGCCGAGGATGTCGCTGCTGCGCTGGAAGCCAACCCGGCGGCGGGCGCCTTCTTCGACTCCTTGGCCCAGTTCTACCGGCGGGCCTATCTGCGCTGGATCGATGCCACCAAACGCCGCCCCGAGGTGCGCGCGCAGCGGATCGCCGAAACGATTCGTCTGCTGGAGGCGGGAATCAAGCAGCGCCCTCAGTCCTGAGCGGGTTCCGGGGACGCATGCGGTCGCGACGGAGGGCTCGTGACCCGTTGCGACGTGGCGAGGGAGGGGCTCCGGTCCCCGGCCGGTGAAGGGTCTGACGGCCCTGCACAGATGCGTGCGTTATCCAGGCTGGAGGGTAGGACAACGCTCTGAGCAGGAGCGTTGGAGGCCGAGATGAAACGCTCGGTACTGGCAGGGATCGCGGCCGGCTCGGTGCTGGCGGCGACGGCGGCAAGCGGCACGGCTACGGCCTCGCAGCAGAGTGCCGGGCCGCCCGGTTGGGGCATGATGGCGTCAACCAGCTCGATGCCTGGGGCGAACGTCAGCGATGAGGCCGACTATCTGACCCACATGATCGCCCACCACAAGGAGGCGGTGGCCGCGGCCAAGCAGCTTCAGCGCTCGGGCCGGGCCCAGATGCGCACGTTGGGAGCCTCGATCGTCACCACGCAGAGCGCCGAGATCGCCACGATGAACAGGTGGCTGACCACCTGGTACCGCGGGCATTCGCCGCAGACCGGTTACCGCCCGATGATGCGCGATCTGTCGAAGCTGTCCGGCGATGCGCTGGATGAGGCGTTCCTGCGCGACATGATCCCGCATCACATGATGGCGGTCATGATGTCCCAGCAGCTGCTCATGCACGGAGACGTCCAGCACCCACCGGTCGCCGCCTTCGCCGCCAAGGTACGCGACGCGCAGCACGCCGAGATGGTCCAGATGCAGCAGTATCTGGCCGACTGGTTCGGCGGCGAAGGCATGCCCTGTCCCATGGGGCGCTGACCAGGCCGTCACGGGCTGATGATCGCCGATCATCCCACCTTCAATGCCGCAAGCGCAATGAAGAGTCCGGATCTGTTTCGACGGTACGAACAGGCACTCCTCCCGCACGGCGGGTCACTGAAGGCGATCGACGATCTTCTGAATTTGCTGCACCTGCTGCCCGGTCTCGATCTTCGGGCCAGCTGCTTCGCCTCAGGATTGGCCCCCTGCTGCTGTTCGGTACGCGTCACCGCGATCGCGCCCTGGGCCTCCCCTTGCCGAAGGGCAGAAGTACGAGAGACCCAGGCAGATCGGATGAGGCGAATCCCCAGCGCCCCACTCGGCCGCTCCGATTGCCGGCCGGAACCAACGGGCAGAGCAACGGGTCACGGCCCTGCCGGCGTACAGCGGGCTACGTGGCGGTTTCGGCTGGCTGCAAGCCGACTAGGAGGTTGAAAGCGCCGGTCAGGACATTGAGGGCGACAACGCCGACGATCTCCGCGATGATCCGATCGCTCCAGCCGTGCTTGCGCAACTCGGCGATTTCTTCATCGGTGATGGAGGATGGCTCGGCCAGCACGCGTACGGCGACCGCGATGAGTGCCGCCTCTCTCACGTCGGTGGAGGTGCCCTGCCGGGCCAGCGCGATGTCGGTCTCGCTGAGTCCCACCGCCCGACCGGCCTCGGTGTGCGCCTGGAGGCAGGTACCGCATCCGATCCGTTCCTGAACGGCAAG
This window encodes:
- a CDS encoding carboxymuconolactone decarboxylase family protein, which gives rise to MRRLAPLDPADAPGKAKDLLADIVSRRGGVGDMVATMAHSPALLEGYLDLSRAMKRVKLPRTLSEKISLAVQERIGCGTCLQAHTEAGRAVGLSETDIALARQGTSTDVREAALIAVAVRVLAEPSSITDEEIAELRKHGWSDRIIAEIVGVVALNVLTGAFNLLVGLQPAETAT
- a CDS encoding heavy metal-responsive transcriptional regulator, translating into MKAVDLRIGIVDQQGGRAAHLPATAAGLTTKTIRFYEQAGLLPQPPRTPAGYRDCPAGAAERLAFIRDTQAAGLTLAEIRSVLAIRDAGQPPCHHVTTLIEAHLEQVEARIAELLATRTALQSLHQRARSVDPAGCGPEGICRILASA
- a CDS encoding YdeI/OmpD-associated family protein, translated to MQEQHYTVESRPGGRGRLFVPVPFDPDAVWAPKPVHHVTGTLNGMGIRAVITEHQGQRGFLLGPAWLRCGLEPGAHVTVVLTPEGPQRADLAEDVAAALEANPAAGAFFDSLAQFYRRAYLRWIDATKRRPEVRAQRIAETIRLLEAGIKQRPQS
- the merB gene encoding organomercurial lyase codes for the protein MRQLCNLGNFFASREAAAAWQAAHPDGEVVPVAEEFEVVRLAMIELGWTAHR
- a CDS encoding DUF305 domain-containing protein; amino-acid sequence: MKRSVLAGIAAGSVLAATAASGTATASQQSAGPPGWGMMASTSSMPGANVSDEADYLTHMIAHHKEAVAAAKQLQRSGRAQMRTLGASIVTTQSAEIATMNRWLTTWYRGHSPQTGYRPMMRDLSKLSGDALDEAFLRDMIPHHMMAVMMSQQLLMHGDVQHPPVAAFAAKVRDAQHAEMVQMQQYLADWFGGEGMPCPMGR